In one Arachis duranensis cultivar V14167 chromosome 9, aradu.V14167.gnm2.J7QH, whole genome shotgun sequence genomic region, the following are encoded:
- the LOC107465972 gene encoding uncharacterized protein LOC107465972, which produces MERMMKHQELTSENHEALMKNLERQIGQLSKQAVIERPTSSLLSDTILNLKKECKAIQLRSGRTLVKDKETNKKRMGNDKRPAEKDKANNKEEDKQDQEKLKEKDEQPQASRKGKQVIEESSQEQRKEVKIYTPPLPYPQRLQKELNDQQFPKFLEVFKKLEINIPLAEALEQMPLYAKFLKELINKRRSWHEKETIMLTEECSAVIQKGLPPKFKDRRSFFLPCTIENISIDKDLCDLGVSINLIPYSMMRRLCIEEVKSTQMLLELVDKSVVLPKGVIENLLVKVDKFIFPTDFVILDLGEEGSDSIILGRLFRATARAIIDVEQGELTLRVHDESITLNVFPEAQHTDEKKNCMNDDKEDLHWKEEYKEILISSPLKQETSSKAGQKENETVQYDEKK; this is translated from the coding sequence ATGGAAAGGATGATGAAGCACCAAGAGCTAACCAGTGAAAACCATGAAGCCTTAATGAAAAATTTAGAAAGGCAAATTGGTCAATTGTCTAAGCAAGCAGTGATTGAGAGACCAACAAGCTCACTCCTAAGTGATACCATTCTGAATCTTAAAAAAGAATGCAAAGCCATCCAGTTAAGGAGTGGAAGAACCTTGGTGAAAGACAAGGAAACTAACAAGAAGCGTATGGGCAATGACAAAAGGCCAGCTGAGAAAGATAAAGCCAATAACAAGGAAGAAGACAAGCAAGATCAGGAGAAACTTAAAGAGAAAGATGAGCAGCCACAAGCTTCAAGAAAAGGGAAACAAGTCATAGAGGAATCATCACAAGAACAGAGGAAGGAAGTGAAGATTTACACACCTCCtctgccatatcctcagagactacAAAAAGAACTCAATGACCAGCAATTTCCCAAGTTCCTTGAGGTCTTTAAAAAGCTGGAGATTAATATCCCACTTGCTGAAGCATTAGAGCAGATGCCtctatatgccaagttcttgaaggagctcatcaacaaaaGGAGAAGCTGGCATGAGAAAGAAACCATTATGCTCACTGAAGAGTGTAGTGCAGTAATCCAGAAAGGGCTTCCACCAAAATTCAAGGACCGTAGGAGCTTCTTCTTACCTTGCACCATTGAAAATATATCCATTGATAAGGACCTGTGCGATTTAGGAgtaagcatcaatctaataccctATTCTATGATGAGAAGGCTATGTATAGAGGAAGTAAAGTCTACACAGATGTTGTTGGAACTTGTGGATAAATCAGTGGTACTTCCCAAAGGAgtgattgaaaaccttttagTCAAGGTGGATAAGTTTATATTCCCTACAGACTTTGTAATCCTGGACCTAGGAGAAGAAGGGAGTGACTCCATTATCTTGGGAAGACTATTCCGGGCCACAGCAAGGGCCATCATAGATGTTGAACAAGGAGAATTGACCCTAAGAGTACATGATGAGAGCATCACTCTGAATGTCTTTCCAGAAGCACAACACACTGATGAAAAGAAAAACTGCATGAATGATGACAAAGAAGACTTGCATTGGAAGGAAGAATACAAGGAGATACTCATTAGCTCCCCTCTAAAGCAAGAGACAAGCAGCAAAGCAGGACAAAAGGAGAATGAAACTGTACAATATGATgagaaaaagtaa